The following proteins are encoded in a genomic region of Nicotiana sylvestris chromosome 4, ASM39365v2, whole genome shotgun sequence:
- the LOC138890272 gene encoding uncharacterized protein — MVPRGCYECGDSGHMKRTCPKFLGKAVQQGQQPMISAPVAQPPRGGGQIGRGRPRGGGQPGRGRPATAQTGGGQPGSALATFYAILARSDALASYAVITGIISICGRDSSVLFDPGSTYSYVSSLFAHFLDIPREPLGTLVHVSTPVGNSVVVDCIYRSCAVTFCDFETRADFMLLDMIDFEVILGMDWLSPYTQS; from the coding sequence ATGGTGCCGAGAGGTTGCTACGAGTGTGGAGATTcgggtcacatgaagaggacTTGCCCCAAATTTTTGGGCAAGGCTGTACAGCAGGGGCAGCAGCCCATGATTTCAGCACCGGTTGCCCAGCCTCCCAGAGGCGGGGGACAGATAGGtagaggtcgtcctagaggtggaggccaaccagggAGAGGTCGGCCAGCTACTGCTCAaacaggtggaggccagccaggcAGCGCTCTAGCCACATTTTATGCCATTCTGGCCAGatcagatgcattggcctcatatgccgttatcacaggtattatctctATTTGCGGTAGGGAttcttcagtgctatttgatcccgggtctacctattcatatgtatcatctctgtttgctcatttcctggatattcctcgtgagCCTTTGGGTACTCTTGTTCATGTATCCACTCCTGTGGGaaattctgtggttgtggattgtATCTACCGGTCCTGTGCGGTTACATTTTGCGATTTCGAGACTAGAGCAGATTTTATGTTGCTTGACATGATCgattttgaggtcatcctgggcatggattggttatctccatatacacagtcctag